A genome region from Triticum aestivum cultivar Chinese Spring chromosome 2B, IWGSC CS RefSeq v2.1, whole genome shotgun sequence includes the following:
- the LOC100192173 gene encoding bZIP transcription factor 27 isoform X1 — MSWEEPGSPQLSLSGFSSLPSISSTAHPPARLPSLSLSIGNGSADGEDQQLGVSSDDGHKSIRAMKNRESALRSRARKRAYTQELEKEVRRLVEDNLKLKRQCKLLLSPSLQLQSEIAALTAQQASNKQSSPHRRTSSTQF; from the exons ATGTCGTGGGAGGAGCCCGGCAGCCCGCAGCTGAGCCTCAGCGGCTTCAGCTCCCTCCCCTCCATCTCCAGCACTGCCCATCCGCCTGCCcgcctgccctccctctccctcagCATCGGCAACGGTAGTGCCGACGGAGAGGATCAGCAGCTGGGCGTCAGCAGCGACGACGGCCACAAGAGCATTCGGGCGATGAAGAACAGGGAGTCGGCGCTGCGGTCCAGGGCCAGGAAGAGGGCCTACACGCAGGAGCTCGAGAAGGAGGTCCGCCGGCTCGTCGAGGACAACCTCAAACTCAAGAGACAGTGCAAACTG CTTCTTTCTCCATCTCTTCAGCTTCAGTCGGAGATTGCTGCACTCACCGCCCAGCAGGCAAGCAACAAGCAGAGCAGCCCACACAGGAGAACCTCGTCCACTCAGTTCTAG
- the LOC100192173 gene encoding protein FD isoform X2, with protein MSWEEPGSPQLSLSGFSSLPSISSTAHPPARLPSLSLSIGNGSADGEDQQLGVSSDDGHKSIRAMKNRESALRSRARKRAYTQELEKEVRRLVEDNLKLKRQCKLLQSEIAALTAQQASNKQSSPHRRTSSTQF; from the exons ATGTCGTGGGAGGAGCCCGGCAGCCCGCAGCTGAGCCTCAGCGGCTTCAGCTCCCTCCCCTCCATCTCCAGCACTGCCCATCCGCCTGCCcgcctgccctccctctccctcagCATCGGCAACGGTAGTGCCGACGGAGAGGATCAGCAGCTGGGCGTCAGCAGCGACGACGGCCACAAGAGCATTCGGGCGATGAAGAACAGGGAGTCGGCGCTGCGGTCCAGGGCCAGGAAGAGGGCCTACACGCAGGAGCTCGAGAAGGAGGTCCGCCGGCTCGTCGAGGACAACCTCAAACTCAAGAGACAGTGCAAACTG CTTCAGTCGGAGATTGCTGCACTCACCGCCCAGCAGGCAAGCAACAAGCAGAGCAGCCCACACAGGAGAACCTCGTCCACTCAGTTCTAG